The Nitrospira sp. genome contains a region encoding:
- the plsY gene encoding glycerol-3-phosphate 1-O-acyltransferase PlsY, which yields MDHTGLTIGLAIVGYLLGAVPFGVVISKAMGLPDPRTVGSRNVGFTNVLRVSGKKPGILTLLGDMGKGWVMGFSATQVLQDEWAILVVALAPFLGHLFSPFLGFKGGKGVATALGSVLGVAPLIGLLLLLAWIGAVVLWRYSSGGALTAFGLFPIIAVFLRPTTAFLSFAVLVTGLIVIKHKGNIERLWNGTESKMGQRKN from the coding sequence ATGGACCACACAGGGCTGACCATAGGTCTCGCCATCGTCGGATATCTGTTGGGCGCAGTCCCGTTTGGAGTCGTCATCTCCAAAGCGATGGGCCTGCCGGATCCACGTACGGTCGGCAGCAGGAATGTCGGATTTACGAACGTGCTGCGTGTGTCAGGCAAGAAGCCCGGTATCCTGACCTTGCTCGGTGATATGGGCAAGGGGTGGGTGATGGGTTTCTCGGCGACGCAAGTGCTTCAGGATGAATGGGCCATTTTGGTTGTCGCCCTTGCGCCGTTTCTCGGACACTTGTTTTCCCCGTTTCTAGGATTCAAAGGTGGAAAGGGAGTGGCGACCGCACTTGGTTCCGTTCTCGGTGTCGCGCCGCTGATCGGGTTGTTGCTGCTCCTGGCGTGGATTGGAGCCGTAGTTCTGTGGCGCTACTCCTCCGGCGGCGCACTCACCGCATTTGGACTCTTTCCTATTATCGCCGTGTTTCTCCGACCAACGACCGCTTTCCTATCGTTTGCTGTGCTCGTGACCGGACTCATCGTGATCAAGCACAAGGGCAATATTGAACGGTTGTGGAACGGGACGGAAAGCAAGATGGGGCAACGGAAGAATTAG
- a CDS encoding toxin, with the protein MKPFRWGHEKNEQLKAERNISFEEIVLAIEADGLLDIVVHSNLDKYPRQRMFVVEVERYVYLVPFVEEADHYFLKTVIPNRKATRDYLKGGV; encoded by the coding sequence ATGAAGCCGTTTCGTTGGGGTCACGAGAAGAATGAGCAACTGAAAGCTGAGCGGAATATTTCCTTCGAGGAAATCGTCCTTGCCATTGAGGCCGATGGATTGCTCGATATCGTGGTACACTCCAACCTCGACAAATACCCTCGTCAACGAATGTTTGTTGTCGAGGTCGAGCGCTACGTCTATTTGGTTCCATTCGTGGAAGAAGCTGACCATTACTTTCTTAAAACGGTCATTCCGAACAGGAAGGCGACCCGTGACTACCTAAAGGGCGGTGTCTAA
- a CDS encoding CTP synthase encodes MNKFIFVTGGVVSSLGKGLASASIGNLLESRGLKITFLKLDPYINVDPGTMNPYQHGEVFVTDDGAETDLDLGHYERFTTLSLTKESNYTTGRIYHSVITKERRGDYLGGTVQVVPHVTDEIKQAIMRISKGIDVTIVEIGGTVGDIESLPFLEAIRQMPYDVGRDNVLYVHLTLVPYIGTAGELKTKPTQHSVNKLREIGIQPNILLCRTDRYIPPELKGKIAMFCNVDKDAVITAKDVDTIYEVPIVFRKEGLDELIVRQLHLETGQPNLREWDAMVQKIKRPKHEISIALVGKYVGLKECYKSLGEALVHGGIDHETKVNINWIESEDVERLGTERILREADGILIPGGFGTRGIEGKVTTIKYARERQVPFLGLCLGMQCAVIEFARNVAGLAGANSAEFDEQSPHPVIHLMPDQHAVSNKGGTMRLGSYVCKLGEGTLAQKMYGVSEVRERHRHRYEFNNAYREQLTAKGLVLSGVSPDGRLVEIIELKDHPWFLGTQFHPEYSSRPHRPHPLFSGFVGAALRRKLGH; translated from the coding sequence ATGAACAAGTTTATTTTCGTGACCGGAGGAGTGGTCTCATCACTTGGGAAGGGCCTGGCTTCCGCGTCCATTGGGAATCTTCTCGAAAGTCGAGGGTTGAAGATCACGTTTCTCAAGTTGGACCCGTACATCAACGTCGATCCGGGTACGATGAACCCTTATCAACACGGGGAAGTCTTTGTCACCGACGATGGAGCCGAGACCGATCTCGATCTCGGACATTACGAACGGTTCACGACCCTGTCGCTGACCAAGGAAAGCAATTACACGACCGGCCGGATCTATCACTCGGTCATCACCAAAGAGCGCCGCGGAGACTATCTCGGCGGGACCGTACAAGTCGTGCCGCATGTGACGGATGAGATCAAGCAGGCGATCATGCGCATTTCCAAGGGCATCGATGTCACGATCGTCGAGATCGGCGGCACGGTGGGCGACATCGAGAGTTTGCCGTTTCTCGAGGCCATCAGGCAGATGCCGTATGATGTCGGGCGCGATAACGTCTTGTACGTCCACCTGACCTTGGTGCCGTACATCGGCACGGCCGGTGAACTGAAGACCAAGCCGACGCAGCATTCCGTCAACAAGCTTCGTGAAATCGGTATTCAGCCCAACATTCTCTTATGCCGGACCGACCGGTACATTCCCCCGGAGCTCAAGGGCAAGATTGCCATGTTTTGTAACGTGGACAAAGATGCCGTCATCACCGCCAAAGACGTCGATACGATCTATGAAGTGCCGATCGTGTTTCGAAAAGAAGGATTGGATGAACTGATCGTCCGTCAACTGCACTTGGAGACCGGCCAACCGAATCTTCGCGAGTGGGATGCGATGGTGCAGAAGATCAAGCGCCCGAAGCACGAGATCTCCATCGCGCTGGTGGGAAAATATGTAGGGCTGAAAGAGTGCTACAAAAGTCTGGGAGAAGCGCTGGTTCACGGCGGCATCGACCATGAAACCAAGGTCAATATCAATTGGATCGAGTCGGAGGATGTCGAACGGCTGGGTACGGAGCGTATCTTGCGGGAGGCGGACGGTATCCTGATTCCCGGGGGGTTCGGAACGAGAGGGATCGAGGGGAAAGTCACAACCATCAAGTATGCGCGGGAACGTCAGGTGCCGTTCCTGGGTCTGTGTCTGGGCATGCAGTGTGCCGTCATCGAATTCGCCCGCAATGTAGCCGGGCTGGCCGGCGCCAACAGCGCCGAGTTTGACGAACAGTCACCACACCCGGTGATTCATTTGATGCCCGATCAGCATGCCGTCAGCAACAAGGGCGGAACGATGCGACTAGGATCGTATGTCTGCAAGCTCGGCGAGGGGACGCTGGCCCAGAAGATGTACGGCGTAAGCGAGGTCCGTGAACGCCACCGCCATCGCTATGAATTCAACAACGCCTATCGTGAGCAGCTGACCGCAAAGGGGCTGGTCTTGAGCGGAGTGTCCCCGGACGGCCGGCTGGTCGAAATCATCGAGCTGAAAGATCATCCCTGGTTCTTGGGCACCCAGTTTCATCCTGAGTACAGTTCGCGTCCGCACCGCCCGCATCCGCTCTTTAGCGGATTCGTCGGAGCGGCATTGCGCAGAAAGCTCGGCCATTAG
- a CDS encoding KpsF/GutQ family sugar-phosphate isomerase: MLGSLADGRRVLEIEARAVQTLIDRLDAKFAKAVDVLVQCKGKVVVSGMGKSGLIGQKIAATLASTGTSSFFLHPAEGVHGDLGMLARRDALVAISNSGETQELLQLLPYVKRLGIPVIALTGRMNSTLAKNADVALDVSVQEEACPMGLAPTASTTATLALGDALAIALLQKREFKEEDFARFHPGGTLGRRLLVKVKDLMHTESEVPMVQASVGGMAAMLEMTAKKLGMTTVVDQEGALVGVITDGDLRRFIQRGTDLVNTTARELATQNPKAIGPDELAAKAVEMMERFSITTLVVTEDGRAIRGVIHLHDLLKNGIV, encoded by the coding sequence ATGCTCGGCAGTCTCGCCGATGGCCGGCGCGTGCTGGAAATCGAAGCTCGGGCCGTCCAAACGCTGATCGATCGGCTGGATGCCAAGTTCGCCAAAGCGGTGGATGTGCTCGTTCAATGCAAGGGGAAGGTCGTGGTGTCCGGGATGGGGAAGTCGGGCCTCATCGGGCAGAAAATTGCCGCGACACTTGCCAGCACCGGCACCTCGTCCTTCTTTCTGCATCCCGCCGAAGGGGTGCACGGCGATCTCGGTATGTTGGCCAGGCGGGATGCGCTGGTCGCGATTTCCAACAGCGGCGAGACGCAAGAATTGCTCCAATTGCTTCCCTATGTAAAACGTCTGGGCATTCCGGTGATCGCGCTCACCGGCCGGATGAATTCGACGTTGGCGAAAAACGCCGATGTTGCGCTCGATGTTTCGGTGCAGGAGGAGGCGTGCCCCATGGGATTGGCCCCGACCGCCAGCACGACGGCGACCCTGGCCTTGGGCGACGCGCTGGCGATTGCGCTGCTGCAGAAACGCGAATTCAAGGAAGAAGACTTTGCGCGGTTCCATCCCGGCGGCACCTTGGGACGGCGGTTGTTGGTGAAGGTGAAAGATCTCATGCACACCGAATCGGAGGTTCCGATGGTTCAAGCCTCGGTCGGTGGCATGGCGGCCATGCTGGAAATGACGGCGAAAAAGCTCGGCATGACGACAGTGGTTGATCAGGAGGGAGCGCTGGTCGGTGTGATTACCGACGGCGACCTGCGGCGATTCATCCAACGCGGGACAGATTTGGTCAACACGACCGCGAGAGAATTGGCCACGCAGAACCCCAAAGCCATCGGACCCGATGAACTGGCGGCCAAAGCCGTCGAGATGATGGAACGTTTTTCGATCACGACGCTGGTCGTGACGGAGGATGGTCGCGCGATTCGCGGCGTGATACATTTGCACGATTTACTCAAAAACGGGATCGTATAG
- the kdsB gene encoding 3-deoxy-manno-octulosonate cytidylyltransferase encodes MNRASRSVTVVIPARYGSSRFPGKPLVELNGKPMIQHVYERAVTCRAVSDVLVATDDERIKQAVERFGGRAILVTSECRTGTDRVAAVARIFAGDYFLNLQGDEIPLNSELLTDLIEPFIDSGAGVGTLKRVMDPTEDLLNPGVVKVVTDVRGNALYFSRAPIPFARDEAERRVIGGLHYIHLGLYIYAKETLLRLAALPTSRLEDAEKLEQLRALDYGIPIRVWETQHASLRVDRREDVPDVADRLQQFDALKRELKSQGVVSQRPG; translated from the coding sequence ATGAATAGAGCGTCACGGTCAGTCACGGTGGTGATTCCTGCTCGGTACGGCTCGTCCCGTTTTCCGGGCAAGCCGCTCGTCGAGTTGAACGGCAAGCCGATGATTCAGCATGTCTATGAACGGGCGGTCACGTGCCGGGCTGTTTCTGATGTGTTGGTCGCAACCGACGACGAGCGTATCAAACAGGCCGTTGAACGGTTTGGAGGGCGTGCGATCCTTGTCACCAGTGAATGTCGGACGGGGACGGACCGAGTTGCGGCCGTCGCGCGCATATTTGCCGGAGACTACTTCTTGAACTTGCAGGGTGACGAAATCCCGTTGAACTCAGAACTGTTGACGGATCTGATCGAGCCGTTTATCGACAGCGGTGCCGGCGTGGGTACGTTGAAGCGAGTGATGGACCCGACAGAGGATCTTCTCAACCCCGGTGTGGTCAAAGTGGTGACGGATGTCCGGGGGAATGCCCTGTATTTTTCACGGGCTCCGATCCCGTTCGCCCGTGATGAGGCGGAGAGGCGGGTCATCGGAGGACTTCATTATATCCATCTGGGTCTGTATATCTATGCGAAGGAAACATTGCTCCGACTGGCCGCCTTGCCGACGAGTCGTTTGGAGGACGCCGAAAAGCTTGAGCAACTTCGCGCGCTGGATTACGGCATTCCGATCCGGGTGTGGGAAACCCAACACGCATCGTTGCGGGTGGATCGACGGGAAGATGTGCCTGACGTTGCGGACCGGCTCCAGCAATTCGATGCGCTCAAGCGTGAGTTGAAGAGCCAAGGCGTGGTATCCCAGCGGCCGGGCTGA
- a CDS encoding DUF2442 domain-containing protein, which yields MNRIPCVTKAEYRGGYRICVTFDDNSEKTIDFRRYLKGPIFEPLKNIKYFRRFFLDGWTVAWPNGADIAPEELYESADVGTERGAA from the coding sequence ATGAACAGGATCCCATGTGTGACCAAGGCTGAATATCGAGGCGGCTACAGGATTTGTGTGACATTCGATGATAACTCCGAGAAAACGATCGACTTCCGACGCTACTTAAAGGGACCAATTTTTGAGCCGTTGAAGAATATTAAGTATTTTCGTCGATTCTTTCTCGACGGCTGGACAGTCGCTTGGCCGAACGGTGCGGACATTGCGCCTGAGGAACTGTACGAGAGCGCAGACGTCGGCACTGAACGTGGAGCAGCCTGA
- a CDS encoding DUF4160 domain-containing protein codes for MPAISIFFGIIIRMFYNEHEPMHFHAEYQGQRAKFDFTGRMIVGYIGSKTARRLIRQWAIAHGTELRANWQRMKAGKPLEMIEPLR; via the coding sequence ATGCCAGCAATCTCAATATTTTTCGGAATCATAATCAGGATGTTCTACAATGAGCACGAGCCGATGCACTTTCATGCCGAATATCAGGGACAACGAGCCAAGTTTGATTTCACCGGTCGGATGATAGTCGGCTACATTGGTTCCAAGACAGCTCGACGACTGATCAGGCAGTGGGCGATAGCGCATGGAACAGAGCTCCGCGCTAACTGGCAGCGCATGAAGGCTGGCAAACCGCTCGAAATGATTGAGCCGTTACGATAA
- a CDS encoding poly(3-hydroxybutyrate) depolymerase has protein sequence MGLKCRAVRRAPLAQQIGVCTCLFFLITACTENETPPQLEAYAYSSAPAALRCEAGARVGLVGATDGKASTDGIRYMVRTPSNYDATFAHPLLMVYAPAGQSRWATERFTGLTTAATRAGFIVVYADHRQLNVSAIEQAGTIPGSVAKEWCVDEKKVFVTGHSDGGTASLALAVLDKTKRIPAAIAPSAAGWTGKDLESFQCRDPIPVMILHGKNDSLFPGWGAQTSAWWAGCNRCDLNQAKAVEGGCRAYQHCAQGGATLYCEGAGGHRDWPNLNRVMLEFFTHPEKFQ, from the coding sequence ATGGGTTTGAAATGCCGGGCCGTTCGGAGAGCGCCGCTCGCACAACAGATCGGTGTCTGTACCTGTCTCTTCTTCCTCATCACAGCCTGTACAGAGAACGAAACGCCTCCTCAATTAGAGGCCTATGCGTATTCGAGCGCTCCGGCGGCGCTCCGATGTGAAGCGGGCGCCCGAGTTGGTCTCGTTGGTGCAACCGATGGCAAGGCTTCGACTGACGGTATTCGGTATATGGTGCGGACACCCTCCAACTATGACGCGACCTTTGCGCATCCTCTCCTTATGGTTTACGCTCCGGCCGGACAAAGTCGTTGGGCGACGGAGCGGTTTACAGGCCTCACGACAGCAGCCACCCGCGCCGGCTTCATCGTGGTCTATGCCGACCACCGGCAGTTGAATGTTTCGGCGATTGAACAAGCCGGGACGATCCCCGGCTCGGTGGCAAAGGAGTGGTGTGTCGACGAGAAGAAAGTGTTTGTGACCGGACACTCGGATGGCGGCACCGCTTCACTGGCGCTTGCCGTGCTCGATAAGACGAAGAGGATTCCCGCCGCGATTGCGCCGAGCGCCGCAGGATGGACTGGAAAAGATCTCGAATCATTTCAGTGCCGAGATCCCATTCCGGTCATGATCCTGCACGGCAAGAACGACAGTTTGTTTCCCGGGTGGGGAGCTCAAACGTCAGCTTGGTGGGCGGGCTGCAATCGCTGCGATCTGAACCAGGCGAAAGCGGTCGAGGGCGGATGTCGTGCGTATCAACACTGTGCGCAGGGAGGCGCGACACTCTACTGCGAAGGAGCCGGTGGGCATCGCGATTGGCCCAATCTGAATCGAGTCATGCTGGAATTCTTCACGCACCCGGAGAAGTTTCAGTGA
- the kdsA gene encoding 3-deoxy-8-phosphooctulonate synthase — MAQLVDIGPFKVGQGQQPFLIAGPCVIENEQLVMDTAGRVAEITKSLGIPYVFKSSFDKANRTSITSFRGPGIEKGLAILKKVKDQFTLPVLTDVHTEEQATEAGKVVDVLQIPAFLCRQTDLLIAAAKTGTVVNVKKGQFLSPIEMGNAVKKIEECGNRRIVLTERGSSFGYNNLVVDMRSFPILRNFGYPVVFDATHSVQLPGGRGTKSSGQREFVEPLACAAAGAGVDGFFMEVHPDPDAALSDGPNMVPLHQLKSLLERVLRICDAAKPKT; from the coding sequence ATGGCACAACTCGTCGATATCGGTCCGTTCAAAGTCGGTCAAGGGCAGCAGCCGTTTCTCATTGCCGGCCCCTGCGTGATCGAGAATGAGCAGCTGGTCATGGACACGGCGGGCCGTGTTGCAGAGATCACCAAGTCGTTGGGGATTCCATACGTCTTCAAGTCGTCATTCGATAAGGCCAACCGCACATCCATCACGTCGTTTCGCGGGCCTGGCATCGAAAAGGGCCTGGCGATCCTCAAGAAAGTGAAGGACCAATTCACGCTTCCGGTCCTGACCGACGTCCACACGGAAGAGCAGGCGACGGAAGCCGGGAAGGTTGTGGATGTGCTGCAAATTCCGGCCTTTCTCTGTCGGCAGACGGATTTGCTGATCGCCGCCGCCAAGACCGGAACGGTCGTGAACGTGAAAAAGGGCCAATTTCTCTCGCCGATTGAGATGGGCAATGCCGTGAAGAAAATAGAGGAGTGCGGCAACCGGCGGATCGTGCTGACCGAACGCGGCTCGTCGTTCGGCTACAACAATCTCGTCGTGGATATGCGATCTTTCCCTATCCTGAGGAACTTCGGGTATCCTGTGGTCTTCGATGCGACACACAGTGTGCAGCTGCCGGGTGGTAGAGGGACGAAATCCAGCGGCCAGCGTGAATTTGTCGAGCCATTGGCTTGCGCGGCGGCCGGAGCGGGTGTGGACGGATTCTTCATGGAAGTCCATCCAGATCCGGATGCAGCTCTGTCGGATGGACCGAACATGGTCCCGTTGCATCAACTGAAATCTTTGCTGGAGCGGGTTCTGCGTATATGCGACGCGGCAAAGCCAAAAACGTGA
- the pgsA gene encoding CDP-diacylglycerol--glycerol-3-phosphate 3-phosphatidyltransferase, producing the protein MNRVLEVWREIGAESLNLPNLLTLVRILLIPAFIILFVNPTPDQSLAAAIIFTVAAVTDWLDGFIARRTGQVTKLGKLLDPIADKLLVLSALILLMNVDRVSALVVLLIIAREVAVTGIRAIAAGEGMIIAAETTGKYKMALQVVAIIMLILEGTGLAELGNLHLAGTVTLYLSLVLGYISGGQYVWSFWKQVVAKGL; encoded by the coding sequence ATGAACCGTGTTCTGGAAGTGTGGCGAGAGATCGGAGCGGAGTCGCTCAACCTGCCAAATCTGTTAACTCTCGTCCGCATTCTCTTAATCCCGGCCTTCATCATTCTCTTCGTCAATCCCACGCCGGATCAGTCGCTGGCGGCAGCCATCATCTTCACCGTCGCGGCGGTGACCGATTGGCTGGATGGTTTTATCGCCAGACGAACCGGGCAAGTGACGAAGCTCGGCAAGCTGCTCGATCCCATCGCGGACAAGCTCCTGGTGTTGTCGGCCCTGATTCTCCTCATGAACGTGGACCGGGTCAGCGCCTTGGTGGTGTTGCTGATCATCGCGCGGGAAGTCGCGGTCACGGGAATCCGAGCTATTGCGGCCGGAGAAGGGATGATCATCGCCGCGGAGACGACCGGCAAATACAAGATGGCCCTGCAAGTGGTGGCGATCATCATGCTGATTCTGGAAGGGACAGGGCTGGCTGAACTCGGCAATCTGCATTTGGCCGGCACCGTCACCTTGTACCTCTCGCTGGTGCTTGGCTATATCTCCGGCGGCCAGTATGTGTGGAGTTTCTGGAAGCAGGTCGTCGCTAAAGGATTGTAG